A single genomic interval of Aegicerativicinus sediminis harbors:
- a CDS encoding alpha-hydroxy acid oxidase, with protein MASTFNTQYPSVDDLRELARKRVPKFAFEYLDGGCNEDVSIYRNTADIREVKLEPRYLRNFGSSDTSTEIFGIKYDAPFGIAPVGLQGLMWPNSPEILAKSAFEHNIPFILSTVTTMDIERASELTEGRAWFQLYNPVEDHIRNNILERAEAAECPVLVLLCDVPTFGYRPRDIRNGLALPPKMSLKNIIQILGKPRWALNTLKYGQPTFETLKPYTPKGLNLKQLGKFMDQTFSGKLNAERIKPIRDKWKGKLVLKGVASEQDALDAIEMGFDGIIISNHGGRQLDASESSIAALQKISGTLGDKIEIMMDSGLRSGPDIARTIATGAKFTFMGRSFMYGAAALGDQGGDHTISMLKTQFKQVMDQLCCEKVSDLPNHLIH; from the coding sequence CTTCGGGAACTTGCCCGGAAACGAGTACCAAAATTTGCCTTCGAATATTTGGACGGCGGATGTAATGAAGACGTAAGCATTTATAGAAATACTGCGGATATTAGAGAAGTAAAGCTCGAACCTAGATATCTCAGGAATTTTGGATCTAGCGATACTTCCACAGAAATTTTTGGTATTAAATATGATGCTCCTTTTGGCATTGCACCAGTTGGGCTTCAAGGTTTAATGTGGCCAAATTCACCAGAAATACTTGCGAAATCCGCGTTTGAGCATAATATCCCTTTTATTTTAAGTACGGTTACAACAATGGACATTGAAAGAGCAAGTGAACTTACTGAGGGAAGGGCTTGGTTTCAACTGTATAACCCGGTTGAAGACCATATAAGAAATAACATCTTGGAAAGGGCTGAAGCTGCTGAATGCCCTGTGTTAGTGCTTCTATGTGATGTTCCAACCTTTGGTTATCGTCCAAGGGATATAAGAAACGGTTTGGCATTACCTCCAAAAATGTCACTTAAGAACATCATCCAAATTTTAGGTAAACCTCGATGGGCATTAAATACCCTGAAATATGGCCAACCAACCTTTGAAACCCTCAAACCATATACGCCTAAAGGTCTTAACTTAAAACAATTAGGAAAATTTATGGACCAGACGTTTTCAGGAAAACTCAACGCTGAGCGAATTAAACCAATTCGAGACAAATGGAAAGGTAAACTGGTATTAAAAGGTGTGGCTTCTGAACAAGATGCCTTGGATGCCATTGAAATGGGTTTTGACGGCATTATTATTTCTAACCATGGAGGCAGGCAATTAGATGCCTCCGAATCATCGATAGCGGCATTACAGAAAATCTCCGGAACATTGGGGGACAAAATAGAAATAATGATGGATAGCGGACTACGTTCTGGACCAGATATCGCCCGCACCATTGCAACAGGAGCAAAGTTTACTTTTATGGGCAGATCCTTTATGTATGGCGCCGCTGCCTTAGGAGATCAAGGCGGTGATCATACTATAAGTATGCTTAAAACACAATTTAAACAGGTAATGGATCAGTTGTGCTGTGAAAAAGTTTCAGACCTGCCTAATCATCTAATACACTAA